The Microbacterium amylolyticum genome includes the window CGCGCGCACAACGCGGTCCTCCCGCACGCGACGCATGAGAGCAGCCAATCTCGCGGCCTCCGGATCGAAGAGATACGCGAGAACGTGCACGCTTCCGCCACCGTGACGCGTCGAAATCTCAGCCCCAGGGATAAACGTCATCCCCCGGCCGCGCGCGGCGCGAGCAGCGGCCGCCCACCCTGTGATGGTGTCGTGATCCGTGAGCGCCGCCGTTCGCACGCCCGCCTCGTATGCGGCGCGCATCACCTCGGCAGGAGGCTCCGTGCCGTCCGAGTGATCGGAATGCATGTGCAGATCGGCGAGCTGCCGCGGGGCATCGTCGCCGGCGGATCGAAGAGAGGACACACCGCGAGCCTATTCTGTGAGATACCTGCCTGATGCCTCGGCACGCGCCATCCCCGCGCTGGTTTCTCAGACATCGTGCGTATGGTCGGCCGCGTGTTGCGATCGCTCGGAATCCTCGTCACGGTGCTCTACGCCTGCGCGGTAGCCGTCGCAACCTGGCCGCAGTTCTTCCGGCTCGAGAACACGCTGCCCTTCGCGCAGATCATCGCGATGCGTGGCGCTCTCGTTGTCGTCTTTGCAGCGCTCACCCTGCTTTTCCTGCTGTTTGCCGCCGCACGAAAGATCCGCGGCTTTGCGCTATCGATGGCGATCGTCAGCATGCTCGCGGCTGTCGCCAGCGGCGTCATCCTCGGCATGCGCGGATACGGTTCGTCTGATCTCCCCGCAAAGACCGATACGTCCTTGCGCGTGATGACGTGGAACACGGCGGGTAACGCCGCGGGCTCCGACTCCATCGCGCAGACAGCCGTCGCCATGGAGGCTGACATCGTCGTCCTGCCGGAAACGGCGCACGGCGTTGGCGAAGAGGCCGCGGTTCTCATGCGTGATCTCGGCCGGCCCATGTGGGTGCTCGGCGAACAGTACAACGCCGATATCGAACACGGCCCGCAGGCGTGGCAGACCACCTTCTTGATCTCTCCGGAGCTCGGCGACTATGCCGTCATCGATGCCTCACGAGATGGCACGACCATGTTGCCGACGGCCATCGCGATGCCGATTGAACACGACGGACCGATCATCGTGGCCGCTCACGCGGTGTCTCCCCGCCCGGAATACATGGATGCCTGGCGGACCGATCTGGCATGGCTCGCCGATCAGTGCGTTGACGGCAACGTGATCCTTGCGGGCGATTTCAACGCGACGATCGATCACATGGCTCGCCTTGGCGCCGAGGACAACGATCTCGGCTGGTGCCGTGATGCCGCGACCGCAACCGGCGACGGCGCAGTCGGCACCTGGCCGACAAGCCTTCCGTCGCTGCTCGGGGCCCCCATCGACCACGTTCTTCACACGTCCCAGTGGGTGGCGACGGGAAGCGTGGTTCTCACGAGCCTCGACGATGCGGGTAGCGACCATCGCCCGCTCATCGTGCAACTCGACGCCGCCGACACGGAGTAGCGCAGCAGTTTTTTCGGCGCTCACCGCCTCGCCATCTCGCTCGTCGTACCCTGGACGTATGACCAGCACCGGCGACGACCAGACGACTGCCGAGGCCCAGAAGGCCGAAGAGTCGAACTCGAATACGAACCGGCGGCAGCCGTACCCCCAGGGCTTCCTCGACACGATCTCGACGGGATGGGCGGACCGCCCCGACACACTTCCCTCTCCGCGGGCACAGGCGCCGTTTGCGGAACGCCGCCGCGCGACTCTCAGCGCGGAGTTCCCCGGGAGGCGGCTCGTGATTCCGGCGGGCGAGTACAAGCAGCGCAGCAACGACACGGACTATCCGTTCCGACCGCACTCGGCATTCGCACACCTGACGGGGTGGGGAGCCGACTCCGTTGCCGACTCGGTTCTCGTCTTTGACCCGACGGATGACGGCCACGATGTCACGCTCTTCGTTCGCGACCGCGCGACGCGTGAGACCGAGGAGTTCTACCGCGACGCGACGATCGGCGAGTTCTGGGTCGGGCCACGCCCGTCCCTCGCTGCCGTTGCCGCCGATCTCGGCATCGCAACCGATCACATCGAATCGTTCGAGCCGACAGAGGACGATCTCGTCGTCGAAGAACATGACGGGCTCACCTCCTTCGTCTCGGAAATGCGTCTCGTGAAGGACGACTACGAAATTGCGCAGATGCAGCTCGCGGTTGACACAACAGCACAGGGCTTTGACGACATCGTTCGCGAGCTCCCCCGCATCATCGAGCACCCGCGGGGTGAGCGCATGGTGGAGGGAGTTTTCCACCTGCGCGCGCGAAGCGATGGAAATTGGGAGGGCTACGACACGATTGCGGCCTCCGGTCCTCACGCGTGTTATCTGCACTGGACGCGGAACGACGGAGCCGTGCTCCCCGGGGATCTCATCCTGGTGGACGCCGGCGTCGAGGTCGACAGCCTGTACACGGCCGATATCACCCGTACACTACCCGTGAGCGGAACGTTCTCTCCCGTTCAGCGGAAGATCTATGAGGCAGTTCGCGAGGCCGCAGACGCGGCATTCGACGCCGCGCGGCCCGGGATGAAGTTCCGGGAGCTGCACAACACCGCGATGGCGGTCATTGCGCAACGAACCGCGGAGTGGGGTCTGCTCCCGGTCACGCCAGAGGAGGCCCTGCACGCGACGCTCGGCGGCCACCAGCGGCGATACATGGTGCATGGCACCAGTCACCACCTGGGCCTCGACGTTCACGATTGCGCGGCCGCTCGCCGCGAGATGTATTACGACGGTGAGGTGCTGCCCGGCATGGTCTTCACGATCGAGCCTGGCATGTATTTCCAAATCGACGATCTGACGGTTCCGGAGGAGTACCGTGGCATCGGCGTTCGAATCGAGGACGACATCCTCATGACGGAGGACGGCCCCGTCAATCTCTCGGCGGCGATTCCCCGCACGGCGGACGAGATCGAAGCGTGGATCGCTCAGTCGCGCTGAGCAGCTGTTTCTGACGGCCCGGCGTTCTCTTCGGAGGACGCCGGGTTCGTCGTCTCTGGCGCGGGAACGGCGGCATTGGCCCCGGGGCGGGGCGCCGCGGAGGGATC containing:
- a CDS encoding endonuclease/exonuclease/phosphatase family protein produces the protein MLRSLGILVTVLYACAVAVATWPQFFRLENTLPFAQIIAMRGALVVVFAALTLLFLLFAAARKIRGFALSMAIVSMLAAVASGVILGMRGYGSSDLPAKTDTSLRVMTWNTAGNAAGSDSIAQTAVAMEADIVVLPETAHGVGEEAAVLMRDLGRPMWVLGEQYNADIEHGPQAWQTTFLISPELGDYAVIDASRDGTTMLPTAIAMPIEHDGPIIVAAHAVSPRPEYMDAWRTDLAWLADQCVDGNVILAGDFNATIDHMARLGAEDNDLGWCRDAATATGDGAVGTWPTSLPSLLGAPIDHVLHTSQWVATGSVVLTSLDDAGSDHRPLIVQLDAADTE
- a CDS encoding aminopeptidase P family protein, coding for MTSTGDDQTTAEAQKAEESNSNTNRRQPYPQGFLDTISTGWADRPDTLPSPRAQAPFAERRRATLSAEFPGRRLVIPAGEYKQRSNDTDYPFRPHSAFAHLTGWGADSVADSVLVFDPTDDGHDVTLFVRDRATRETEEFYRDATIGEFWVGPRPSLAAVAADLGIATDHIESFEPTEDDLVVEEHDGLTSFVSEMRLVKDDYEIAQMQLAVDTTAQGFDDIVRELPRIIEHPRGERMVEGVFHLRARSDGNWEGYDTIAASGPHACYLHWTRNDGAVLPGDLILVDAGVEVDSLYTADITRTLPVSGTFSPVQRKIYEAVREAADAAFDAARPGMKFRELHNTAMAVIAQRTAEWGLLPVTPEEALHATLGGHQRRYMVHGTSHHLGLDVHDCAAARREMYYDGEVLPGMVFTIEPGMYFQIDDLTVPEEYRGIGVRIEDDILMTEDGPVNLSAAIPRTADEIEAWIAQSR